The Heyndrickxia acidicola sequence TTAATTGCTTTATTAAAAGGTAGCTCGGTCTAAAATCATGGCCCCATTGACTAATACAATGAGCTTCATCAATGGCAATCAATGACACTTCAATTTCTTTTATTAATTGCATAAAGGCAGCTGACTCAAATCGTTCAGGGGCAATATAAAGAAGTTTGTATTTTCCGGATGCAGCTCCAGAAATGGTTTCCCTTATCTCATCATTTGAAAGAGAGCTATTAATGAAAGCTGCTGAAACACCCGCGCTCACCAGGGCATCCACCTGATCCTTCATTAATGAAATGAGCGGTGATACTACTAGTGTGACTCCGGGAAGCATTAAGGAAGGCACTTGATAGCAAATCGATTTCCCTCCTCCTGTTGGCATAATGCCCAGGGAATCACGCCCGCTCAGTATATTATGGATTAACTTTTCCTGGCCTGGCCTAAAATCCGTATATCCAAAGTAAGTACGAAGTATTTCTTTTGCCTTTTGGTTCATTCAATCACTCCCTATTGTTTTTTTCATCGCGGAATTAATATAACCATCAATATGGAGATATCCTTAAGCTATTATAACCCCGTACCTTCTATATAACTCTATTAACCTTGCTGTAAATTCTGCTCCAATTCACCATGTTGTTCAACCGTTAACAGAGCTTAAAATAAAAAATGAGCCCGGGATTTTCCCGGAGCCAGACAAAAGATACATAAAGCAATCAGCAAACCTTAACCTGCAGCAGCCTGCTTAATTAATGGAAGGATAACCAAAACATCCGTGCCGACCCCTTCCTCACTTTTCAATTCTAAAATACCATGGTGCTGCTGAATGATTTTCTGGCTGATGGTTAATCCAAGTCCCATTCCTTTTTCTTTTAATGTGTAGAATGGCTCCCCGATCTTATTAAGACGCTCCGTTGGAATCCCAATTCCTTCATCGGATATTGTCACTTTAACCTTCTCAGCATTTGACTCTGTATCTATCCTTATCGTTCCGCCATTTGGCATAGCTTCCATTGCATTCTTTAAAAAATTGATGAAGATCTGAATCAGCTCATTCCGGTCTCCTTTTATCACTTTTGGATGATTATCATCACAAAAGATAAGCTGTACATCTTTCAGCAATGCTTCCGGCTGCATGATGTGGAGAACATACTGAATAATTTCTCTTAGAGATGTTTCGCTATAGCACCTGCTCTGCGGCTTAGAAAGAGCTAGGAGCTCACCAGCTATTTGGTTAATCCGGTCAATCTCGGAAATCATGACATTTACATATTCATCTGTAATATTTTTAGTTTCATGCATGAACTGGGTAAGGCCCTTAATACTGGTCAGCGGATTGCGGATTTCATGTGCAATTCCAGCAGCCAGTTCTCCAACGACAGAAAGTTTCTCTTGCTTAATCAGCATAGATTCAGCAACCTTTTGCTGAGAGATATCGCGTCCTATTGTCAGCAGCCCCTTACGATCTCCATTCGGGTAAAAGAGAGGAATTTTTAGAACATCAAAACTTTTTTGCTCCCCTGAAGGTACCTGAAAGGATTCTTCTACTCGCATCAGCTCTCCGCTTAGCCATGCTTCCTCATCTGAAATAAAGCACTGGTCAAATCCTTCTTTAAAAAATGGAGTCAACTCGCCAAGCTCTATATCTGTTTTTCCAATGTAATCAACATTTTCCAAGTGATAGAGCTTTCTGCCGAAATCATTTACGCGAACCCAGCGGCTTTTATGATCTTTAAAACAAACAAAATCCGGCATTGCATCTATTAAAATAGACCACCTTTTCTCCTCTTCCTCTACTTTTTTAAGCTTGGAAAAGAAAAGAGAAAGACGGTACATTGAGAAAGTAATAATGGTAAATGCCAGTAACGATATAAAAACAATGGCTCCAATAAACCAGCTTGAGCGCTGAAAAAACAGAACAAAAATCATTTGTGTGCAAAAGAGGAGTATAAGTATAACGGCGGTTAGATACCAAAACCTTCTTCGACTTTCACTCATTATATAGTCCATATTTTGTTTTTTCCTCTATTCTCGAGTTCTACTGTTCTTATTTTAACAGAAAGCGGCTCTTCATAATATACTTTATTTGGAATAATCCAATAGATGCCCGCCGTTTTGTAACAAGGCATAGGAAGCTTTGCCGGTGATGATCAAACATCCATCTGAATGACAGCAGCAAAAAAGAGCTTTATTTCAGCGGATCAGAATATACCACTTTGAAATAAGCTCTCTTGCGTGATCTTTAATTTACTGCACGTTCAGCGCTTTGAAGTTTTTTTCCAAGCTTCTCCAGCATATCTGCCGTCATTTTTTCAAGGTTATATTCCGTTTTAAAGCCCCATTCTCTTTGGGCAGCAGAAGAATCAATGGAATTAGGCCAGCTGTCGGCAATCGCCTGTCTGACTGGGTCAACCTGATAATCCATTTTAAAGCTTGGCATATGCTTTTGAATTTCGGCTGCTACATCCTCAGGAGCAAAGCTCATGGCTGTAATGTTAAATGCATTGCGATGAATCAGTTTACTTCCATCAGCTTCCATCAAATCCAGGATAGCATTTAAAGCATCCGGCATATACATCATATCCATATAAGTGCCTTTATCAATATAAGAAGTATATTGCCGATTACGAATTGCTTCGTAGTAGATTTCTACTGCATAATCAGTAGTGCCGCCTCCGGGCTCTGCTTCATATGAAATGAGGCCTGGAAATCTTACTCCCCTCGTATCAAGACCAAACTTATGATAATAGTAGTCGCAAAGAAGCTCGCCGGATACCTTGTTGACTCCATACATTGTAGTAGGACGCTGAATGGTATCCTGAGGTGTTTGGTCCTTTGGTGTTGAAGGACCAAATGCACCAATAGAACTAGGTGTGAAAAATTGGCATTTTAACTCTCTTGCTGTTTCAAGTGCATTGACCAGTCCGCCCATATTCAGGTTCCATGCAAGCAAAGGTTTTTTTTCTGCAGTTGCAGATAAAAGAGCTGCCAGGTGAATGATGGTATCAACCTTGTATTTGCTGGCAATGTCAAACATTTTTTGTTCGTCTGTTACATCCAATATTTCAAATGGTCCGCTTTTGACTACATCACTGTCGTTGCTGCGGATATCAGTGGCAATAATATTGCTATCTCCATAGACAGATCGAAGTTTTGATACAAGCTCTGTACCAATTTGTCCAAGAGATCCCGTTACTAGAACCTTCTTCATTGTCGTTTCCTCCCAGATGCCTGTTTTTTTGCCAAGCATTCCTATTAAACTAGGCTTTGTTAATAGACACTGTCGTTTTTCAGCTTATCAAGTGAAACATCCGCTTCTAACAGCTAAAAAACGAGCAGTTATCAATAGTGAAATTCACAGGGCCTTACACTAAAATCCCCATTTCTTTTCCTACTTTTTCATAGACGGCAATGGCCTTATCCAGCATTTCCTTCGTATGTGCTGCTGTTGGCATATTCCTCACACGCCCTGTTCCTTGTGGGACAGTTGGGAATACAATGGATTTGGCATAAACGCCCTCTTCAATTAGCCTTTTACTGAACAGCTGAGTTTTCTTTTCGTCACCGATAATGCATGGAGTAATAGGTGTTTCACTTTCTCCTATATTGAATCCAAGCTCTTTTAAGCCTTTTTTCAGGTAATTTCCATTCTCCCATAAACGATCATTCAATTCAGTGCTTTCCATTAATAACTCAACAGCTCTTGTTGCTGCCACTACATCCGCGGGTGTCAGGGCAGTAGAGAAAAGAAATGGACGTGAACGTACTTTTAACCAGTCTATAAGGTTTTGTTTTCCTGCTACATATCCTCCGACCACTCCAATGGCTTTTGATAAAGTCCCAATTTGGAAGTCAACCTTGTCTGCCAGACCGAAATGCTTCACCGTGCCTGCACCTTTTCCTGTAACACCCGAGCCATGGGCATCATCTACATACGTAATAAGGTCGAACTCTTCTGCAATATCAATGATCCCCGGCAGATTGGCTATATCACCATCCATTGAAAATACGCCATCCGTGATCACCATGATCTTATTATATAATCCTGATTCCTTAGCCTCTTTTGCCTTTTTGCGTAAATCATCCATATCTGAGTGATTAAAGCGGATAATTTTTGCCTTTGACAAGCGGCAGCCGTCAATAATGGAGGCATGATTCAATTCATCAGACAAGATGGCATCATTTTTATCCATAACCGCAGAAATTGCAGCCATATTGCAATTAAATCCTGATTGATAAGCGATCGCTGCTTCTGTTCCTTTAAATTCAGCGAGCTTTTCCTCTAGCTTGATATGGAGATCAAGGGTACCGTTAATAGTTCGAACCGCTCCTGCCCCCACTCCATATTCCTTTATTGCTTGTAATGCTACTTCTTTTAAGCGTTCGTCTGTTGCCAGCCCCAAATAATTATTCGATGATAGATTAATCAATTGATTCCCATTTATTTTTATAACAGGTCCGTTTGCGCTCTCAACAATGTCTATTTCGTTATACAGTCCCTTATCCCTTAATTCATTAAGATTTTCATTTAAGAAGCTTTCTAAAGCATTGCTTGACATGTAAAAACCTCCTAATCATTTTATGTAAGCGCTTTACAAACAAATGTCCTCCTCATACGGACAGCATCTATTCATTAAAGTTCCACTTGCTTATAATTTACCATAATTCTTTTGATTTGTTTATACCTGAAGGACATTTATTGGTATCTCTTATCGTAAAATTTGATGATTTAGCATTGCTAATCGCCTTTTCACAAAAAATTCAGATGCACAAAGAAGAAATACACTAACTGCGAAAAAAAGAGCACTGGTCCAATGTTCAGGTCCATTGCTCTTTTTCCAATACAATACAATAAAATTAAATTTAACACCGCTTTTCGTGTTTCCCTTATCAAATGAAAGTCTGTCCATTCCAAATGCCGCTAAGCGTCGGGTTCCGCTTTTCTTTCTGTCCAGCTCCTCCCTCCAGCCGCTCGAGGTCATAATCGAATCCGTAAGTGAGTTGAAAACCAAACCTCTCTTACGGATCGTCTTATGCTGGTCGCCGCTAAGCGTCGGGTTCCGCTTTTCTTTCTGTCCAGCTCCTCCCTCCAGCGGCTCGAGGTCATAATCCAATCCGTAAGTGAGGTTAAAAACCAAACCTCTCTTACGGATCGTCTTATGCTGGTCGCCGCTAAGCGTCGGGTTCCGCTTTTCTTTTCACCCATTCCACTTTAAAGGCCTGACCTCCTTTTATAAATGGGAGAAGCGGGATGTCCTCCTCAACAACATGTCCTATCACATTTACTTTTTCGTCTGCACAGAGATCGGTTTTGGTAATTTGCAATTCCCCCTGATACCGTCCATATAACTGGTTGTCAATGGTAATTGAACCTTTTTTTCTGGTGACGGCTGCCGCAGGGGGAAGTGAAAGACCCTCTGCCAATTGATTGACCCTTGATTCCATTGATCGTATGCAGTCTCTTGCTGCATCTGGGCGATTTGTATGTACCATCGTGCACAGGTTCAATAGCTCTGGTTTGTCCACTAAAGGACGTGCCCTCAGCAATATAAACCCCTTTTGCAAGGCTGTAAATTGACGAAGGGAAGATTCACTTATTTCCGGATCGCCTACAAGGATTTTGCTAATTCCTTCTTTATAATGCAAGTCCATAAAGGACGCAAAAGGTGAACTCCCTCTGTGGTCCTCGAGAGTGGGGAGGCCCATATATAGAGGGGCCCTTAAACGCTGATCCCCCGGAATAAAAGCCATTACCTGAATTCTATGCTCTGTAAGCCACTTATTCAAAATTGAAAATCCCTCTCTATCCAAGCCAGTCTCGGGGCGTGGATAGAAGTTATGCCAGGCTTCAACAGAGGATGTTTCCAATCCGCTTTCAAGGAGCTCCTTTAAGAGTTCCTGTGTCAACGTGCTTGCATTCAGGGCCACTTTCATTTTTTTTGATAGCGCTGCAATGCTTTCATTTTCTATACCGTAATCTATTCTCAGCCCAGTCAGTCCCCAATGTAAAAGCTCTGTTGCTTTGTCCCATGTGTATCCCAAATAGCTCAACGATTTAGAGGAGATATCCGCCATCAGCTCAAGACCATATTCTTTGGCGTAGGTTCCAAGTTCCATTAATCTTTCTCTGTAAACCTCCGGATTGTCTTCCGGGATATGCAGAGAGGTGAAAATAGAAGTAAATCCGGCATTCTTCATTTTTTCTATATAGGGCTTTTTTTCCTCTACAGGTTCAGACAAATAGATGGATATGCCGAGCATAGGTGAAAGCTCCTTTCAGCTAAAAAGGGCCAAAAATAATGCTCAGGCCCTTTTTCCAGATTAGATTGATAATGTTATCAGAAATTAATTTTATCTATGAAACTAGCGAATATTATCTGCCATCTCTTCTTTAAAGCCAAAGAAGTAGGTGAATAGGAAGCCAAAGACATAAGCAATAACCAAACCGATAAGATATACCACATATTGGTTATGCGCTATTAATGGCGTCAAAGATAACCCTGATACTCCTATTGCTGTTGATGCCGTTTTCAGTGCCGCCTGAAAAGCCCCGCCAAAAGCGGCTCCTATGCATGCAGTTATAAACGGCCGGCCAAGAGGGACTGTCACACCATAGAGAAGCGGTTCACCTATCCCCAGCAATCCTGCAGGAAGGCCTCCTTTTATAATGTTTTTCAGTTTTTTATTTTTTGTTTTTACGAAGATTGCAAGAGCTGCTCCGACTTGGCCTCCCCCTGCCATAGCAAGTACCGGCAGGAGCGGGGTATTCCCATACGTACTAATGAACTGCATATGAATCGGCGTCAATCCCTGATGCAAACCAAGCATGACCAGCGGCAGGAAAAAGCCGGCTAATAATGCGCCTGCAAGAGGGCCTCCAACATCCAGGATCCCTTTCACACCATTCGTAATTCCATCCGCAATGACTCCAAATACCGGCTGAACTACATATATACTTAAAATACCAACAATAAGGACTGTAATCAGCGGGGTGAATATAATATCTACCGTGTTAGGCATAATCTTTCTTATTTGCTTTTCA is a genomic window containing:
- a CDS encoding ATP-binding protein gives rise to the protein MDYIMSESRRRFWYLTAVILILLFCTQMIFVLFFQRSSWFIGAIVFISLLAFTIITFSMYRLSLFFSKLKKVEEEEKRWSILIDAMPDFVCFKDHKSRWVRVNDFGRKLYHLENVDYIGKTDIELGELTPFFKEGFDQCFISDEEAWLSGELMRVEESFQVPSGEQKSFDVLKIPLFYPNGDRKGLLTIGRDISQQKVAESMLIKQEKLSVVGELAAGIAHEIRNPLTSIKGLTQFMHETKNITDEYVNVMISEIDRINQIAGELLALSKPQSRCYSETSLREIIQYVLHIMQPEALLKDVQLIFCDDNHPKVIKGDRNELIQIFINFLKNAMEAMPNGGTIRIDTESNAEKVKVTISDEGIGIPTERLNKIGEPFYTLKEKGMGLGLTISQKIIQQHHGILELKSEEGVGTDVLVILPLIKQAAAG
- a CDS encoding L-threonine 3-dehydrogenase; translation: MKKVLVTGSLGQIGTELVSKLRSVYGDSNIIATDIRSNDSDVVKSGPFEILDVTDEQKMFDIASKYKVDTIIHLAALLSATAEKKPLLAWNLNMGGLVNALETARELKCQFFTPSSIGAFGPSTPKDQTPQDTIQRPTTMYGVNKVSGELLCDYYYHKFGLDTRGVRFPGLISYEAEPGGGTTDYAVEIYYEAIRNRQYTSYIDKGTYMDMMYMPDALNAILDLMEADGSKLIHRNAFNITAMSFAPEDVAAEIQKHMPSFKMDYQVDPVRQAIADSWPNSIDSSAAQREWGFKTEYNLEKMTADMLEKLGKKLQSAERAVN
- a CDS encoding glycine C-acetyltransferase — encoded protein: MSSNALESFLNENLNELRDKGLYNEIDIVESANGPVIKINGNQLINLSSNNYLGLATDERLKEVALQAIKEYGVGAGAVRTINGTLDLHIKLEEKLAEFKGTEAAIAYQSGFNCNMAAISAVMDKNDAILSDELNHASIIDGCRLSKAKIIRFNHSDMDDLRKKAKEAKESGLYNKIMVITDGVFSMDGDIANLPGIIDIAEEFDLITYVDDAHGSGVTGKGAGTVKHFGLADKVDFQIGTLSKAIGVVGGYVAGKQNLIDWLKVRSRPFLFSTALTPADVVAATRAVELLMESTELNDRLWENGNYLKKGLKELGFNIGESETPITPCIIGDEKKTQLFSKRLIEEGVYAKSIVFPTVPQGTGRVRNMPTAAHTKEMLDKAIAVYEKVGKEMGILV
- a CDS encoding DUF871 domain-containing protein, which translates into the protein MLGISIYLSEPVEEKKPYIEKMKNAGFTSIFTSLHIPEDNPEVYRERLMELGTYAKEYGLELMADISSKSLSYLGYTWDKATELLHWGLTGLRIDYGIENESIAALSKKMKVALNASTLTQELLKELLESGLETSSVEAWHNFYPRPETGLDREGFSILNKWLTEHRIQVMAFIPGDQRLRAPLYMGLPTLEDHRGSSPFASFMDLHYKEGISKILVGDPEISESSLRQFTALQKGFILLRARPLVDKPELLNLCTMVHTNRPDAARDCIRSMESRVNQLAEGLSLPPAAAVTRKKGSITIDNQLYGRYQGELQITKTDLCADEKVNVIGHVVEEDIPLLPFIKGGQAFKVEWVKRKAEPDA